One window of the Triticum dicoccoides isolate Atlit2015 ecotype Zavitan chromosome 3B, WEW_v2.0, whole genome shotgun sequence genome contains the following:
- the LOC119279639 gene encoding trans-resveratrol di-O-methyltransferase-like, whose product MSDLERIQPDLSSPGRGRPCRSIHGLAGHRDRKPRQGRMHPSQVPTPIKHIVMDANRDSSLATDDELLQAQAELWDHVFAYTKSMSLRCAVELGIPDAIHRRGGSITVPDLVAELSLPPSRTPYLRRLMRLLAHAGFFDAGPAPDAYGLTLLSRLLVSAPGAGQGLSPFALAMLHPIIVSPSMSLAAWFRAADDAARVPFATAHGGREFYAVVKENPEFGAAFNEAMACDGRFVMDLIVRGHGQDLFRGIASLVDVGGGSGAAARAIAAAFPHVKCSVLELPHVVASVPPGDGGVEFVAGDMFERVPKADAVLLKWILHGWGNEECVKILRRCREALPAGGRVIVMDLVVGSSPADARATETQLLWDVMMMGVVGSPERDEGEWRKIFDDAGFSGYKILAILGIRSVIEVYP is encoded by the exons CCCTCCCAAGTCCCAACACCAATCAAGCACATTGTCATGGACGCTAACCGTGACTCCAGCCTCGCCACCGACGACGAGCTCCTCCAAGCGCAGGCGGAGCTGTGGGACCACGTCTTCGCGTACACCAAGTCTATGTCCCTCCGGTGCGCCGTCGAGCTCGGCATCCCCGACGCCATCCACCGGCGCGGCGGCTCCATCACTGTGCCCGACCTCGTCGCCGAGCTCTCCCTGCCCCCCTCCAGGACGCCCTACCTGCGCCGCCTCATGCGTCTGCTCGCGCACGCCGGTTTCTTCGACGCTGGGCCAGCGCCAGACGCCTACGGGCTCACCCTGCTCTCGCGCCTCCTCGTGTCGGCGCCCGGCGCGGGGCAGGGCCTCTCGCCCTTCGCGCTCGCCATGCTGCACCCCATCATCGTGTCCCCGTCCATGTCGCTGGCGGCGTGGTTCCGCGCGGCCGACGACGCGGCGCGCGTGCCGTTCGCGACCGCGCACGGCGGGCGCGAGTTCTATGCTGTGGTGAAGGAGAACCCGGAGTTCGGCGCGGCGTTCAACGAGGCCATGGCGTGCGACGGCCGCTTCGTGATGGACCTGATCGTGCGCGGCCACGGGCAAGACCTGTTCCGGGGGATCGCCTCGCTGGTGGACGTCGGCGGCGGGTCCGGCGCCGCTGCCAGGGCCATCGCCGCCGCGTTCCCCCACGTCAAGTGCAGCGTCCTGGAGCTGCCGCACGTCGTCGCGAGCGTCCCGCCTGGCGACGGGGGCGTGGAGTTCGTCGCCGGGGACATGTTCGAGCGCGTCCCGAAGGCCGACGCCGTCCTCCTCAAG TGGATTTTGCACGGGTGGGGGAACGAGGAGTGCGTGAAGATACTGCGGCGGTGCAGGGAGGCGTTGCCGGCCGGCGGCAGAGTGATCGTGATGGACCTGGTGGTGGGGTCGAGCCCGGCGGACGCGAGGGCCACGGAGACGCAGCTGCTGTGGGACGTGATGATGATGGGAGTGGTGGGGAGCCCGGAGCGGGACGAGGGCGAGTGGCGCAAGATATTCGACGACGCGGGATTCAGCGGCTACAAGATCCTGGCCATCCTCGGGATCCGGTCAGTTATCGAGGTGTACCCTTAG